Within Colius striatus isolate bColStr4 chromosome 5, bColStr4.1.hap1, whole genome shotgun sequence, the genomic segment TCTACCCACCAGAAAAGGATGTGGAGACAACAAGGCTTGAGAAACTGATGGAACAGGAAATAGGAAAGCAAGATTGTCATTTCTGCTTAGATTGCAGTGCCTTGCAGCCATGTCATCAGATGCAGTGACAAAGAACATCTCAGATCTCACCAGGTTTTCCATCTCTCTCACTGGCCACACAGCTCTGTCTTTCACTCCATCCGGATCGCCAGGCACTGTGTGAACACTCATTTAGTCTTTACTAATCACACACCAAGAGTggcttttttgggtttttttcacttctgcaCAGAATGATAAAGGTCTTCCCATATTCTTTGAGTAAGGACTTTTGAAAATAGACACAACATATTATAGCCATTTAGAGTGCAATACCTCTTAATCTCTTTGCATAGGTTAAAGCTAGTATTACCTCAAAAAGTGAATACTAAAGTAAAATATGATCCAAAATGTCTCACTGCATCCTACTGGGATGTTTCACCATGCTATTAAAGGCAAGAAAACTTCGGCTTACTTTTTTGTGGAGTGtacctttccttcttccccttcctttcaCAGTGTCCTCCCATGAAacagaaaagtatttctttgcACGTCAGTGACAATTACACAAATACAGCTACTccagtttcttttcagaaataataaaaccagCTCAAACATTAGATTACCAGTTTCCTGAAGAGCAGAAATTatgccctcccttcccccccaaaagagcaaagcaaaacaaaaccaagagaaCAAAGTTCCATAGCTTATGATGCACATTGTTTCAAACAGAGTATTTTTTGGTTAGGGATGAAGTCTTTCCCAGGACATATTTCCCCTTCTTGCAAGTACACAGAAGcaacaatgacaaaaaaaaaagagagcaatcTATCTTTTCCTTCCATGTTTTACCATTATTGCAGTCTGCTTATGccttttcttgaaaaataaataatgaaaccTTTGCAAGAGGAAAATCAGCCACAGCCTAAATAAatagtatttataaatattatcTTAGTGGTAAGTATATAATGATGCAAGTGCATGACTGAACAGATTAATGTGATGAAGGAGATCTTCTCTGTTACATATTTTACCCAGTTAGATGTTTATGTTCCCTTTCAAGTGAAAACTTACAATTCCCAAAAGAGCAAGAATAAGCTTGAAAAATCAGGTTAGACGTCAGCATGTGACTATTAATAACCATCCTCTTGGCTAATATTTGTTTGCCCAGggcagcttgtgtccattatcAGCATTCATCTCTCATCTTCCTCGGCTGGGCTGTCTGGCAGGTGCTAGGTGGGTTAAACACCGAGGGGTCAGCAATGCCCAGTTGTAGATCAAAAAAGCGAGTGGAGGTTGTCACACTGTAGTTCTTCGTGTAGGTTTCCTGTACTGGGTAACAGTCTTTGACAGTGTAAACACCGACCCAGGATTCCACTGTAACCAAGCAGAAACATTAATACTTTAGTTAATAAGAATGAATGAGTATGTCACAATGACATCAGGCAAAACAATGGCCATTCTTCAATCAAAGTGGTGGAGCTGCCCATAGTTCTGTCCACACGCACGCCAACACCATGAATGGCCAAGAAACTGGTATAATTTGGATATTGCAATGATCTTAAACCTGAACACATTGGTGTTAAGCACATCTCAaatgatagaatcacagaatggtaggggttggaagggacttttagagatcatctagtccaaccccccttgcagaagcagggtcacctaggtcaggttgcataggaacatgtccaggcgggtcttgaagacctccaaggaaggagcctccacaatctctccgggcagcctgtgccagggctccctcaccctcacagtgaaatagttttttcttatatttaaagaaaagatcGTGATACTGTCATGGCATTGATGTGTCACCTTCCAAGTCCTGTGTTCTGCAGAAGCCTGATTTATCTCATCCCTCATGCCACCTTCACCTCATCACTTACTCACTTCACCAATAAAGTAATGCAATGCTgtttacatagaatcatagaatggtaggggttggaagggacttttagagatcatcccgtccaaccccctgcagaagcagatcccacctagatcaggttgcacaggaacgtgtccaggtgagttttccCAGGATTCAATTTTTGGTGCCACCAGCTTGGTTAGCATGGGAACATTTCACCTGACACTCTGTTCTTAACAAGTTGAAAAGTATGGCAACTGAAAACCTGTAGTTCATTTCATACTGTTTGCCCTGAACACAGCCTCTGACACTCTAAACACTGAAGTTACACCAACTATCCCTGTGCACAGGAAGCACTGCACTCACCTACCCAAGGAAGCACTTGTCTTCTGCTGTGCTGAGGACTGCTCTGCACCAGAACTGACAGCTATAGGCATCTTGCCTCCACAGCCTTTGGTCCTCTATCATCTTAACTGTCATTCTTACACTGATGATACCCACCAAAGCTTTAATCCAAATAAATATGACCTTGCTTCAACTTTTTCCATCTGTCTCAAGCACAGAGGGTTTGTCTCATTAGAGGAGGAACATTGCCAAAGGCAGCTCCAGTGCCTCTATCTCTTCTTTTAACTCATTCCTTCTGTTTACTGTCATCTTTTCTCATTAtcatgttaatttttttaaattcctacTCCCCTCAAGCATTTCTCCTCCACATTTGTAATGTAGCAAATCTGTCTCTTTCCTAAGTTGCAGTTTAACTCCACAACATGTTTATCTCAGAGGTGTTCCTTCACTCTCTTTCCCCTCCATCCTCTACCATCATCTCTACTTTCACCactgtgctgcttttccagtCAATTCCATAAAGGTGGTTTCCTTTGAATATGTTGCACTTTCATATCATCAATCCAATGCACCTCTTCTGTGATCTTTTCTTTACCCCTTCCACTGTACACCACTTTATCCAGTTGTTTTATGCACTTCAGATCTCTTGGTAGCAGAAACTCATGAggttaaaatacaaaattaccTACTGTGATCATAAATCAGTTCCTCTGAGGGGGAACTGTAACAATTTTTTGATTCCCAAGGAGGTTTATTTTCTCAGCAGCAATCATACTTAGAGTGTCATATGCTGCATCACAATCACATTATCAGAAATAGACAAGCTGTGACAGGAAACACACATATAACATCAAGAGAAAGGGTGGCAAGCTGGGCAGCATTTGAACATACATCTCCAGGGCGTTTTAACATACCAAAAAACATTCTGACCTCAATGAGTTCGGTTTTGAATATCCAGAAAGGGAGACTTCTCCACAACAAGCCTCCCATCAGAATTTTGAGTAAGAAAATAAGGTAAAAGGTGATGCTACGAATGCAGCCTGTATCTCCACTGAAACCTTTATGATTTGAACAGAAATATAACTTCTGGAATCCAGGCAAACATAATGGTAGCTGAAAGGTGGACATTATTTTTATGAATGATGATTTACAAAAGCACTGGAGATACAAAGTAATACAGGATAAAAATCACACATCATTAACTGGATGTATCTGGATATTAAGCTCCATAAAAATTCCAAAAATACCAGCTCTGAGAAACAAAATTCTTGGAGTAAGTGATAATTTCCCTCATGTAGAACACCAGAGGATATTAATGACTTAGTTACAGGGGTCTAATGATCCTATCCttcattttctgcttcattctttctacttttattcaagaaagaaatattttcctctggCTGAATGCTCAGGTTCATAACCAGCCTATGTATTAGGTGTCCAGAACCATATGTATTGCATTAGCTCAACGGTGCCATAAACGTCATTTagctttcaaaattatttttatagttGTCTGGGTAATCAGTAAACCTTAGACAAAATTGAAGCCAGTGTGCTAATAAACTGCTATGCCTTCAAAACCTAACACACTGAAAAATTCAGCCTTTCTTTTATGATGCAGGTGTTCAGCTGCCAAGAGCAGAACTAAGCCTTGCAAGCAGATGTTTCTTACTAGTGTAGCAGATAACAAAGCTTAGGTGCACATTAAGGACGTTCAGTGCTGCAGAACTACATATTGGATGTATTCTGTGACATTTGATAGCAATGTGCAGACACATACAGACACCTGCTTTGTTTCTATGACGCATACTGTAGATTGTGTGCCCCTAATTATGTTACCAATTCTCTAGATACATTTTGGATACAGGATGATGGATTCAGGTgcaaaatcacagaaccacagaatcttaaaagttggaagggacctcgaaagctcatccagtccaacccccctgccagagcagggccacctagagtaggtcacacaggaactcgtcgaAAATGATGCTGTTCCATGCCCAAATCTATATTGCATGAACTCAAACAACAGTCAAGTCTCTTGGATGTATTTGAGACTGCTAGGAAACACTTTCTTAACAAAATGCATTGATAATAAAATGCCATGCTGTGCACAGGGTATATTTATTATCTCTCCCAGCAAACTATGCATAAATATGGAAGGCTGGGATGAAATAGGAATGATTTTATCTTTACCCTGTGTAGCAGAAACAATGGTTATTATTaaggtgaaagaaaaacatgcaCATACATTTCCTGGCTGGTTTTCTGTCGGACCATTCCGTTACCATAACTTGATCTCCAGGTCCCCCGATGTAGTACTGATCTTCATAAGTTGAATTGGCAGGAATATCATACGGATCCCATGGCTCTGTCAGAGCGATCTTTGAGCAGAGCTTTGTAACTTGCTCAATCTGAAACATCACTGCATCTTTGTAGAGCAATATATACTCAAAGAacctgaaacatttaaaaaacccccagtTAATATGTTTTTAGGTTTTCCTCTGTACTAAGCAAGGAGCAATGCTGACAAGTAAGCTTGCCTTTGACTTCTCAGTATAAGACCATTTTCACTTGCATTAAGCTTTGCCAAACTTTGAGAAAGGCTAACCAGTTGGGCTTGAAATTTCCCATGCTGAAAGTTTGTCTCAGCTGACTctttccaaaataaataaatcaggcTGAACTTGTTCAGCCATTTCGGAGAACAACAGAACAACTTTTCTGAGAACaactgagagaaaaacatgTTATTATTcctagttttgttttgctttttaataacTGTTTCATTAAAAAGCTCTAGTGCCTCCATGTTTTGGAGAAAGGACTTGAAATTTGGCAGGGGAGAAGTTTTTATTAAAAGTTGCCTAGATTTGGGTAAGCTGTAAGCCTTTGAAAAAATCCACTTGCATAGGTTAGATGGACTCAGTTCCTCCTGAATGTGGTAGAGcttttctctgtgctgcttaGTTATGCATCAGCCATCCTCACAAATGCTCCTCCATGGCAACACAGATAGATTAGCAGGACATGATGGTGAAGGGGTAAGTACATGGCCACAAGTGCAGAACTGAGAAGTCACAAGTGCAGAACTATCTCTTCTAATGGCAACATTTCTCTCCATAACCCACCAGACTCAAGAAGTGGcgaaagaagaaagcagaggagcaaAATAGTAAGGCAGAGATAAGGAGAGGTGTGGGGATCAAAGAGCTTGACAGACCAGAAGGTGAGGTCAACAAAATGGAGAGTTAATAAAGACTTAAAAACAATCTTCTACAGAATATGAGGTGACCAAGCCCTGCTCTGAAGTGAAATGATAAACCCCTTCATGGACATTTTCATCTAATTACTAGTTCTAATAGTTAGGTCTACCACAAACACTGTGGCTTTGCTTCCATACCCACAAAAAGGGTGGTATGATCCTTACCTTACAACTGGggacagaaacagagaaaaaccgAATCCAAAACTATCAGAAGTATTAGCTAATTCTGAACATGAAATCAGAAACACTAGAAGCCTAGCTTCTCTGGGGTACTTAGCATTATCAAGCACATGATGAGTTGTTCAAAGCACCCTCATGCACGCTCTCAAGCTTTTGCAAAGGGCAGCAGGAGTCACTCTCTAAACCCTCACTGAAACCGTGCACTCATTTTTAGAGATGACCTGTGAATGTCTCAGCCCAAGTATTTGGCTACAGCCTACTGTTACACAGTGACtctacagaaaaggaagagatggTATTAATTCCACCAAACAGCTTCACCTTGCCCATCTGTAACAGTGTCTCTTTCCACTTGTAACTTCTAGTTTCATTCATGATGCTCTCTCCATTTCCTGGGCTTGGATGTCCTTTGGACAGTGGTGTCTCCTACTTCACAAACCCGATGGTGGCCCCTAAAAATACTCATCCTGTGTCATGAGCTAGAAGGGAGGTTGGTGGAAAAGACTGCATAATCCATGTAATGGAAGAGATGACGCATAAAAGCAAGAGAGGACTTTATCTTTGGTATTTCTCAACTCCTGCATGTTTCTCTTTGCAATCTTCACATTCTTTTGGGAAGGATGTAAAGTTTACGTAAATAGAGCTGGCAACAAAACAATTTACAGTCTTAATTGTTACATTATACAATTGCATAAGACAGGAACCGCTTCATCCACTACTGACACAGGTGTTTAAAGGTTGTCCATGAGAAAGTGCCTGAGAATGGTTAAAAACATCCGAGCAACATTCCCATCACTTCTTGAGATGATCACTTTTCTGGCAGATGTGGAAACAGAAGCAGGCTAAATGGCATTAGCCAAACCAAATGGTAACAAAGAATGTAAAGGAGGCAAGGAGGCTGATAAGGGGTAAGGTGGGACGTGACCTTACACAACATGGGGAGTAGCTTGTCCTGCTTTCTATGAGGGAGTCAGTCACCAGAAACTTCCCAAGCGTTTTCAAGGCACACATAGAGGTTGTATAAGATAAGATTATGATAGAGTCTATATTAGCTTTCCTGTGGTAAATAATTCTCCTGTCTATATCTTAAAATATTCCTGCTTCTCTGAGGAGTCGTATCAACCCAAACTTGCCTGATATTTTCTTAGTCAAAGACTGTTTCCACAGTTGTGATACATTACTGAAGAACTCAGTATGCATAAACTGGTTCCTTAACATAAACCCGAGCCTGTCACTATATAAGAACACAAGTTAACTTTTATATTACTCTCAGTCCAGAGAACATACTCACAAGAACACTAAAATACACTTCTTTGCAAACAGGCTCTAATGACTTAACTACTGTTCAGCTGgttgtccagcagctcccataCAAGTGGGACAGGGAATGCCTTATGGATCAATGTCTTTGAGATTTTGGAGGGACAATTCAGACATTTTGTGAAAGAACAAAGAAGTGACACATTAGCAAAGCATTAGAAACTACTGGGAATAAAATGTAAACAGTCacatttccactttattttaAATCCTTACTTAAAACTTATTTTGCACGGACATTTTATTCGCATTTTTAACAATGCTTTATTGTCATGTTTTCTTGTTCCATATCCTTTCCTTCATAACTTATTTCATGGAATGAATACCTTTGGTTCTAAATTTTCTGACCTGTGAATTGATATAATTGCCTGAAGGACAAGTGCCACCTTTACTCAAGTGGAACAATGGTTCAAACTTCAATCTGACAAATGCACGCATTTAACTTCCAGCATACTGATAGCCCCTGTGACTTCGTGAGACAGCCTGAATACTTGTAGAAAGACAGCCAGAACCCCTAAAACCTTATTTTCTTGCCTTTGCTGTCTTCCATGCTGTGGTGGCATGCACACAAGATGAAAACCGCAGAGAGCATGGCTCTACTCATTGTGCATGACAGCTCTGGGTAAACAGGGAACGTGATTTATGTTGTTATTATTCAACACGGATGTACCTCACATCCAAGTTTTAAAGAGAATCACTGCTCTTTGTGTCCTGGAAACAGCAAGCACAGAAAACCTAAGATTACACAGGATCTGAGTTTAACTGCATATAAAAAGGTGAATGGTTAAGCTGTTGTTTTATAAAAAGCACTATTTACTAGCCAAAATTAATAATGAAATGTGCATGAATACAAAAAATCCCCAATTTTAAagctaaatattttaatataatttcctctttttttcttttactggaCAAGCCCTAAGTGTACTGCCTCTATTTGTTTTAGGTGCCTGAAACTCCATTGGCTGCTTGAGGGGAAGCAGAGAGTCCTGAAAATAGGCCttggcaaagaaaaagaagaggaaatgatTTTTAATTAGTTTGGTTGTTTTCACAAAAAGTAACATATTTGCAGCCTCTGCCCACCtctaatattatttttctaataaTTTCATTCCTTAAACTGTAACTTCAAGAAAGCCTTCAAACAGATTTGGAGAGGTTACTTGGACAAGTTACCCTATTTGCCTGACAAGTATtacttctcttcctttcctatCCTATTCCATCTTACCCCATCCTATACCTCACACCCTTTGTACACTACGCCCTTAATGGGACTCTCTCATGGTCCTTAATGCTCCCTTTGTGCCTGAAAGTGGATAAAATCCAGCCTATAAAGACATACACATGTTTTTTACTCCTATGCTTTATAAAGAATTTCTTAACACTGGACCATATCCCGTGCAAATAATTCTATTGACTTTGCTGGAAGTAATCAGTCAGACAGGTGGGATCCACGCTGCATTCAGTTCTCCTGAGCTaaggaaagtatttttctgaataaaagCCCAACTGAATTCAATGCAAGGGCAGAGTGTCACATCCACACAATCAGGAGGAGAAGCACTTGCATGGAGGACATACTGTGAGGAGTGGGTGTGCATCCAAATACTGCCCTGCTTCTGAGATTCCTCTTGAAATACAGGAAGACAGTTAGAGGTGTCTCCCAGGAGAAAGCCCAAATAACATGAGTGACGTATTCTTGGACCTTCATTAATGACTGAAACCAATAAACTTATCTAATGACTTGTCTTTTGATTGGATTCTCGTTCTGCACATTATTGATGCAATGCAAAacagtgattttttaaaatatgtgtctGAAAAAAAGCTCATTAGACTCCAAACCATGCTACCAGCTCTGTTTCAGGTACCCAGTCTGCACTGAATCCTGCTGAAAAGTGCCCTGTGCTGATGTTTCTCCCAGTTGTCAACCCAGAAGCAGTCTAGGCTGCCTGTCACCTAACACATCTACCTGACTCCCAGGGTTTACTTCTGTGCTTCTGGCTGCTTGTGAGCATCAAACCTAGAAGCAAGGAGCTCTTGCTGTCCAGCTCTTGCCTTCAATGGTGACTGAGAAGAGCAGAGACACTGGCAGTGGCATGCCATGACATGTGTGATGTATCAAAGCACATCAGACAAGGTCATTTGCTagagagaagcaaaataatGGTCTGAGGCCCAGACTGGGTAAAAGAAATTCCTCATGTGCTAAACCTGGCTCTGCATCATTTTGTTCTGTGGCTTTGGATTGGTAACTTACAGTATCAGAGCCTTAAAATGCCATTCCTATTTAGTTTTTGATTGCTGTAACACTGAGGACATGCTAATTAGGCATCAAGAACCAGTTGTGAGAAGCCTTGGTAataacaaagaacaaaacacaGTTCCTActccaaaaaacccccaaaggaACAATGGTTCTTATAAAACAGACTTTCCTCTCCTGCAAAGACATATGGGGGTTCAATGAacagggagatggtggaatccccatccctggagatatttaaaaggtgtatagatgaggtgttgagggacatggattagtttagtgatgggcttggcagtgtgaggtcagtggttggactcaatgaccttaaaggtcttttccaaccaaaatgattctgtgcttctatgaTCCGTTGATTCCgttttcccagctgcagctATTATATCGTTAAAACTCCCACTGGAGTTAGCCAAGACTTATATTACCTAATAAGTATAATAAAGCAAGTgaaaaaatggaagcaaaatTTAATGTATGATTTGTATCAGAGATTTGTCTTACTCAGCAGGGAAGAGTATTTGCTATTTGAGATACCAAGTTGAAGTCACTGCAATTAACCCAAAGTtaactttgctttctcttttgagATGTTGAAGCATCTATCTGCCTTTCTGGTGTTACTTAATTCTTTGTCAGCTCTGTTTgtaaaaaggtatttttaaatactatgGAAGAAGTTAGAAACTCTTCTAGCTGGAATAaatttcactgagagagttgggcggagaggaacctcgtgagcttcaacaagggcaagtgcagagtcctgcatctggagaataacaatcccatgcaccagggCAGGCTGTGcattgatctgctggagagcagctctgcagagagacacctgggagtgctggttgatagtaaattgaacatgagccagcaatgttccttcatggccaagaaggccaatggcagcctgggatgcatcaagaagagtatgggtggtaggtcgagggagattctgctccccatctactctgccctggtgaggcctcatctggagtcctgtgtccagttctgggctcctcagctcaagagggacagggaagtgctggagagagtccagtgcagggccaccaagatgatcaggggactggagcatcttccttatgaggaaaggctgcgggaactggggctgtttagtctggagaagaggagaatatggagggacctcattaatatttacaaatatctaaatggtgggtgtcaggaggttggggcagcactttttttcaatggtatctagcaacaggacaaggggtgatgggatgaagctggaacacaaaaaattccatttaaacataagaaaaaactatttcactgtgaggtgagggagccctggcacaggctgcccagggagggtgtggaggctccttccttggagttcttcaagacccgcttggacacgttcctatgcgacctgatctagattgatctgcttgagcaggggggttggactggatgatctctaaaggtcccttccaatccctaccattctatgattctatgaaagtatCCCAAACAGTCTATTCTAGTGTATGGACAGGTATCTCCAAACATGTAATTCTTATCTTGCACGCCCTTGACAACATACCAACCAGAACAATACCATTATTTTTTACACATTTCTTATTGAAGAAATATGTACTGGGTGAATGGGAACCTTTACTAGAAAGATGACTACAAAACCTCATCTTCTCAGCTCTTCAGATGAAGAACATTTTCAAGGGAGCAAAGCTGCCAAGCAGACATGCAGACAGTTGATAAACACTCATCAGGTCAAGAGCATTAATCTGCTTTTGGAAAGCTCTGGCAAGCTCATTTCAAAACTGAGAAGGATTCGTTTTTCAGTATGTTTCTGGgaactcttttcctctttcccatgAAGTTTTCGGTAATTTcagacttctgtttttcttctggtgTATCAGACCTCAACAACAACAGTAATTTACCATATTCGATCTCACATGTTTGGCAGTGGTGCTGGACTATGGTATATTGTACAAATACAGTATTGTGCAAATACATGTGACAGTAAATGTAACCTGATATTGtgtaaaagcagcattttgcagTCTGACTTAAATCACTCACAGACTGTGAAGcccttcttttgttttcaaggcAACCAAGCTCCCTGTATCAGGTACTTAATTAGCAAGGAATATATGAGGAACTTTTGACTACCAGTTTCCAAAGCAGACAGAATTAGGCAGTTTACATCCTGTTAATTACAAAGTTTGTGTAGAAAGAAAACCTTAAATATAGGAATCAAGAGCTGGAAAGTCAAAGCTACACCAGCTAAAGGCTGATTTATTTTTGTGAGTTATTAAACTCAATTTCAAAAATATGCAATGTCCTAttcttttaattgcttttgcATAGATTAGATTAGCTACTTTAACAAATACTAAGGGAAATTAAGCTCTTCAGCAAGAACACTGCTTCCCTAGCTGTGCTTTTTTAGCTATTTGACACTCaataataatcacagaatcgcagaatcttaagggctggaagagaccttgaaagactgtccagtccaatcctcctgccagagcagggccatctagagcaggtcacacaggaactcatccaggtgagttttgaatgtctccagagaaggagactccacaatcagTTTGATCCATCAAGTTGCACCCCTGGCAACAACGTGTTTGAACTGGAGTTGAAATTCAAGAAAACAATGAAGTACTGCGTTTAAGGGCATTGTGTTTTGCAAGTGGATAAAAGATGCACTGTCCTTAATAGAGAGCATCTGTGTGTTTCCATAAATAATGTTATATTCATGAATTGGAGCCCTTGGTAGACAACAGCTTGgctcaaaaggaaagaaatggaagatGTGGCCAGAATACCGTAACGCTTTCCAATGAATCAATGGAATCACCTCCTAGGGAATATGTTATTTACTAGTAGAACCACATCATATCAAAAAATACTTGAGGTTAgacattattttccttttctgggttTGTAAAATGTCTAGTACGGTGAGGCCTTGCTGCTCTGAGTAggttaataataataaatgttACTGGAAAATCACAGCAGGGCTTAGAGGACATCAACAAGAATGAGGAAAGCAAAGCCTCACCTCTCAATATATACTAAACACCTTAGGAATGACAGATTCATAGGAGAAAAATTACAGAGGTCGTTTCTCAATAAATTATCATTTATTCATTATCTTTCTCATCCTCTTTGTGCTCTATAGCAAATGGAAGTAAACAACTGAAAGACTGGATGCTCAAAACAGAGATGTGGAAATGCTCTTCTGAGTGGGCAATATATTAAGGCACCCTATGAGCTTGGAAAAATGTACCTCATCTCTGCTTGCTTTTGAAGTCAACTCTAATTACACCATCACATTATTTTCAGTGCTGAATGAGTTAAAGACAAATACCACCTAAAACCAGGACTGTGCATCCAATAACACAGGCTCAGCATTCAAAGGGAATAATTAAAAGGGTGAACTATCTGTTAGAATTGCTCTTCACAAaactggaggggtttttttggttgtctGTTGagtttttgtgcttttttttttaattccaactCTTCAGTAGCAACTGAACTGAATTACAACTGAACTGAATTAACAGCTTTTCAGGGGGTACTTTCAGCAGTCACCACACGTATACTGCTTGTAGGAACCCGACACAAGCGACATCCACGACGCATCACAAGAAACTGACAGAACTCAGAATGTTCTTAAATATCAGCTGGGCTGCAAAGACATAAATAATTAATAGGTGAATATGAACTTCTAAACCTTTTCTCTTCAAATTCTTGAGTACTTGCTTTAGGGTACACATTGGTGTGCTGATACAGAGCCATTTCACAGATCATCTGGTAGTCCATTTGCAGAAACAACAGTTGCTGAAGAAACAGCAATCAGCTGAAGCAAGCATGCCTAAGaatacatttctattttaaagaatgtttatAGCCATTTTAATTGTATTAAAAACctgatgcatttatttttcattcaagGACAGTTCTAAGAAGCA encodes:
- the EPDR1 gene encoding mammalian ependymin-related protein 1; the encoded protein is MRVWRRAAPAPPSLPPQRRPARSPARRAGCGAERGMARAKGGSGPRPEPGLLLLLLGSLLLRGGEAAAGPEPCQAPLQWEGRTVSYDHSTGRNTRAAVSYDGPNQRLRILEERKALIPCKKFFEYILLYKDAVMFQIEQVTKLCSKIALTEPWDPYDIPANSTYEDQYYIGGPGDQVMVTEWSDRKPARKLESWVGVYTVKDCYPVQETYTKNYSVTTSTRFFDLQLGIADPSVFNPPSTCQTAQPRKMRDEC